From the Bradyrhizobium ontarionense genome, the window ACGCCCGCGCCGCGAAGATGCCGGGCATCGAGGTCACCGGCGTCGACGTCCACATCGGCAGCCAGATCACCGATCTCGGCCCGATGGAGACGGCGTTTCGCATCCTCACCGAGTTCGTGCAGACCCTGCGCGCCGACGGTCACACCATCTCCCATGTCGATTTCGGCGGCGGCCTCGGCATCCCCTATCACATGGACCGCGCGGTGCCGCCGGAGCCCGCGGCCTATGCCGCGATGGTCAAGCGCATCTCGCACAATCTCGGCTGCACCCTGATGTTCGAGCCCGGCCGCATGATCGTCGGCAATGCCGGCATCCTCGTCGCCCGGGTGATCTATGTGAAGCACGGCGAGGCCAAGAACTTCGTCATTATCGACGCCGCGATGAACGACCTGATCCGCCCGACGCTCTACGAGGCCCATCACGACATCCTGCCGGTGACGCAGCCGGCGCCTGGCGCTGCATCGTTCGTGGCCGACGTCGTCGGCCCGGTCTGCGAGAGCGGCGACTACCTTGCGCTGGACCGCACGCTGCCCGAGCCCAAGCCCGGCGACCTCCTCGCCATCATGACCGCCGGCGCCTACGGCGCGGTGCAGGCCTGCACCTACAACACCCGCGCGCTGGTCCCTGAGGTGCTGGTCAAGGGCGACCAGGCCGCCGTGATCCGGCCGCGCATCGAGGTCGAGCAACTGATCGCGATGGATACGCCGGCGCCCTGGTTGTGAGGACGGGGCGATCGGCCGGGCGGCTCCCGTCCGGTCGATCTCACACGGTCTGACGCAGACAAAGGAGAAGCCGCATTGCAAACGGCATCTCCCTCGCGAGCGAAACGCTACTTCGACTGGCCTTTCTGAACGGCCGCAACGGCCTTGCGGATGACGTCGATGACGACGGCAGGCTGGGACAGCATGATGACGTGGCTGCTGTTGGTCTCGACGACGGTCGCGTTCATGCGTTTCGCCAGAAAATGCTGAAGATCTGGATGCACGGTCTGGTCCTTCTGAGCGAGGATGAACCAGCTCGGTTTCGACCTCCAGGCGACCTGATCGAGATCCTGCTGCTCGAGCAGGTCGGAGGCGGGCGGGTAGTGGGTCGCCCACACCAGCTTCTGCTCCTGCTCGGAAAGGTCTCCCGCAAAATACTTGGTGCCTTCCGGCTTGATCCAGACACGTCCGCCTGCGACCTCGATCTGGGAAAAGATTTCGGTCGGGTATTTGTTGAGCTCGCTCTGCACGGTCTCGTGGACGTCAGGCGCGACGGCGGCGATATAGACCAGACCGGCGACGCGCTCGTCCGTCCCTGCGCCCGTGATGGTGGCCCCGCCGTAGGAGTGACCGACAAGGATGGCGGGGCTGCTGACCCGCCCCAGCGTGCGCTTCACGGTCGCAACGTCATCCGCGTAGCTGTTGAGCCCGTATTGGACGGCGATCACCTCGTGCCCATCGGCCTGCAGGGCGGGGATCACCTTGCTGAAGCACGAGCCGTCGGCCCAGAGGCCGTGACAGAAGACGATGCTCGGTTTGGACGTCGTTGCCATTGTTGTTGTCCCTTTTTGGTTGAAACGGCGCGACGGTAAATCCTGCTTTTGCCGATGACCAAGACCTTGTAGGTTCCGAGCTATGCCTTGAAGATATAAGAGGACGGATGGAACTCCGGCATTTGCGCTATTTCGTTGCGGTTGCGGAGGAAGGCAGTTTGTTGACCGCTGCCCAGCGGCGACTGAACACCTCGCAGCCGTCGTTGAGCCGACAGATTCGCGATCTGGAAACCGAAGTCGGCGTGCAGCTGCTGGAGCGCCAGGCGCGCGGCGTGGCGCTCACCCCTGCCGGACGCGTGTTTCTCGATCACGCACGGCTGGCGCTGCTGCAGGTCGAGGCGGCGACGGATGGCGCCCGGCGGACAGCCCAGCCGCAAAGACCGCTCCTGTCGATGGGATTCCTGGTCGGACTGGAGGTCATGTGGCTGCCGCACCTGTTGCGCATCCTCCGCGAGGAAGCGCCGGAGGTCGAGGTCACGCTGTGTACGCAGTCCTCCCCGGAGCTCGCGCTGGCCTTGATGCGAGGGCAGTTGGACATCGCCTTCCTTCGGCCCGAGAACGACAGTGCGGGTCTCATCTATAAGACGCTGGCGAAGGAGCCTTTGATCGCCGTGCTGCCGGCCGACCATCGCCTGGCGTCGCGCAAGAAGATTCGGCCGCAGGATCTTGCCGGAGAAATCTACGTCAGCTCGGCGAGAACCTCCCCGGTCCTGCAAGCCGTCATCCTGGACTACGCATCGAGGGTCGGCATCACCCTCAAGCCCAAATACGAAGGCGAGAACATCTCGTCGGCCATGTCGCTCGTCGCGTCCACGGGCGGAATCAGCCTCGTCCCCCTCTATGCGCAGAACATGCTGGCCCCCAACGTCGTCGCCCGAGCGCTCGAGGGGGGCACGCCGACGGTCGATCTGGCCTTGGGATACAACCAGGCCAATGCGTCCCCCTTGCTCCGCAGGCTGTTGTCTCGCGCTGACGAATTGATCGCAAACGTCCAGAACCAGAGCATCATCCGCTATGTCGAAGCTCAATAGCGGGAACGATCAGGCCGCCGTGATCGGCCGCGGATCGAGGTGGAGGCGCTGATCGCGATGGACACGCCGGCGCCGTGGTTGTGAGGGGCAAGTCTTTGCAACCTGGCGGCTCGACGGTTTAACCGCTTCCACGCAGCCGTTTTCATGCAGATTCACGGCAACCGGAAAGTAGTAGGATGAGTCTTGACGATGCCCTGGTTCGAGAGCTGCGTAAGGCAGCCGAGGCCGGTGCTACCGCATCGCAGCTTGTGTTGATGGTTGGTCGCCACCTGGATGCCCTCGATACCAACTTTCGTCTTCACGCGATTGCTTGGAGGCGTTCTTTTTGTCACTGCGCGAGGCTACCACCGTTGGGGCGCTTACGATTTTCCCGGACGGAGATTCATCTGCGGCGCAGATCGATGACGAGATGAGGTCGATTCTCACCGCAACACGACCGAAATGGGTGTCGCAATAAGAGCGGCGTCGAGAACATTGGTTCGCAGCGGTTCAATTCAGGGAAGGACCCAGGACAAGGACATTCGGAAGGCCCAGGACGTCGCAGCGACATTGGAGGACTGAGGATGAAGGTCAGCAAGCTGAAGAAGTTTGACGCCGCCGAGCACCTTCGCACAGCGGCCGCCCGCGCGGAGTATCTCAACATCGTGCTCGCCGATGGCGATCCCACAGAGGTCCGCGACGCTCTCAATCTCGTAGCCCGGGCGCAGGGCATGAGCCAGGTCGCAAAGGCCGCCGGCGTGACCAGGGAGGGGCTCTACAAGACGCTCGGCGAGAACGGCAACCCCGAATTCGCAACCGTCCTGCGGATCATCGCCGCGATGGGAATCCGGCTGACGGCCGAGCCGGCCCGAGCCAAGCCGAAGGCGAAAGCCGCGGCGTTGCGGTGATAATGATGGACTGCATCGCAACTCCCACTGCTGCTCCGAGCGAAGGGGCACACCTTCACGGTGACCAGTCATTCGCGAGAGGCCGGAGGTGGTGAGATGAATCGGTGAGGCCGAGGCCGCTCGAAGACCGGGCCTTCGAACCTCGTCCCGCCGTCGCACGACATCACCACGAAGCGGAATCGGCCGTACATCGGAAAGTTCCTGTCGCAGTCCCGGCCGCATTGGGACGAACAGGACATGCCGCTCCAGGGCACCGGCCGCAGGCCGCGTTCGTCGATTGTCACGCATGTGCCGGGCCGCCGGTCGCACGACGCCACGAGCCTGAGCGAGTCGCGATCGAGATCCTGAGCGCGCGCGAAGGTGCCGTCGGCGCGCTGCTCCTCAACGATCAATTCGGAGGCGAGTTCGACCGTCCCATGGGCGCGAAGTTCGAGTTCGCTGGGCGTCGGTCCGTTGCGAATTTCGACGGCGGCGCCACCTCCGGCTTCTGCCGCCGGCGCGCGCGCCGGCCAGGCGAG encodes:
- a CDS encoding LysR family transcriptional regulator; translated protein: MELRHLRYFVAVAEEGSLLTAAQRRLNTSQPSLSRQIRDLETEVGVQLLERQARGVALTPAGRVFLDHARLALLQVEAATDGARRTAQPQRPLLSMGFLVGLEVMWLPHLLRILREEAPEVEVTLCTQSSPELALALMRGQLDIAFLRPENDSAGLIYKTLAKEPLIAVLPADHRLASRKKIRPQDLAGEIYVSSARTSPVLQAVILDYASRVGITLKPKYEGENISSAMSLVASTGGISLVPLYAQNMLAPNVVARALEGGTPTVDLALGYNQANASPLLRRLLSRADELIANVQNQSIIRYVEAQ
- a CDS encoding addiction module antidote protein, producing MKVSKLKKFDAAEHLRTAAARAEYLNIVLADGDPTEVRDALNLVARAQGMSQVAKAAGVTREGLYKTLGENGNPEFATVLRIIAAMGIRLTAEPARAKPKAKAAALR
- the lysA gene encoding diaminopimelate decarboxylase; translation: MNHFDYRDGVLHAEAVNLTELAARVGTPFYCYSTATLERHYRVFADAFAGQDVLICYAMKANSNQSVLRTLAKCGAGADVVSGGELKRALAAGIPSRKILFSGVGKTEAELRAALSADIHCINVESEPELDLLARLAAETGHTARISVRVNPDVDAGTHAKISTGKSENKFGIPLEHARRVYARAAKMPGIEVTGVDVHIGSQITDLGPMETAFRILTEFVQTLRADGHTISHVDFGGGLGIPYHMDRAVPPEPAAYAAMVKRISHNLGCTLMFEPGRMIVGNAGILVARVIYVKHGEAKNFVIIDAAMNDLIRPTLYEAHHDILPVTQPAPGAASFVADVVGPVCESGDYLALDRTLPEPKPGDLLAIMTAGAYGAVQACTYNTRALVPEVLVKGDQAAVIRPRIEVEQLIAMDTPAPWL
- a CDS encoding alpha/beta fold hydrolase, with translation MATTSKPSIVFCHGLWADGSCFSKVIPALQADGHEVIAVQYGLNSYADDVATVKRTLGRVSSPAILVGHSYGGATITGAGTDERVAGLVYIAAVAPDVHETVQSELNKYPTEIFSQIEVAGGRVWIKPEGTKYFAGDLSEQEQKLVWATHYPPASDLLEQQDLDQVAWRSKPSWFILAQKDQTVHPDLQHFLAKRMNATVVETNSSHVIMLSQPAVVIDVIRKAVAAVQKGQSK